The following coding sequences are from one Plasmodium gaboni strain SY75 chromosome 10, whole genome shotgun sequence window:
- a CDS encoding hypothetical protein (conserved Plasmodium protein, unknown function), translating into MSNNKIEFYEQSLEENKKKEPFSDLKIYMNDENVCYVSTNKLYDIQNKNDMITKNKETYNNMNVIYNKNEERIKDESIHFNDHVNNGVDTDFFYNECRNRTYNNIHNNNNNIHNNNNIHNNNNDEKNNSFYNCFNCNSDINKDNGVSVSPYSNNIYMKNEDYKDDEEEDKNESTTNSIDKILRNIQDDILFKSNDSKTLEHSFKYNLFEEYNYPHTHREKEENMYEPKEDINKKKKKNDTNQFIYNNEYTHDENMYKAYIWYDKKKYLFFWNKNINAEDMKENLLTFCKKLTREHFYLVLIEKISYEYNNSYLQIYEDDNLKNKNLDIDNIEQEKDSILSCEGNHNIITLPYDDKKIMYYKKIGDHIYNYNCFDKIKNEKEYLIINHKIKDIKKNETIKENNILENKTLDDKILDDKILDDKILDDKILDDKTLDDKTLDDKILDDNKLEEPLKFAEVLRAIEYTKEGCNLLKLTVFNIPHLRYFFVSKDLNYIKWYSSRKLDDQCKIYFNDINSLEINYKNNKLFEHYKIDILKKLSFCIVYNNEKKKIILTCKSFCEYHYWLTAIRALMFKSRKLKISRNILFSHLNDSFFISEQDDIINKRNSHKDINESDLNDRKHGEHINSIFHDNCNNNIVIVNKEQNICNNTSSCCYKNKDKENNVYTSYEQKIRTIYACDKQNCEDTNMKQLKSFHLYKLISFPDYNIYQIKTKFYLLKEKFYKYKILIEQALDDFIIKTERGNTNKYNVINITQNTDEIVGRNISNGEYINVHRNNKHEQDNDYINENDHINIYRYNNRKSNKNKREEINKNIYEEDIFNHDYYNESNILNSSKLKEKKNKNKNNIHCPNEDHIVNIYDHINTSYPNEEDSDHFKLFLIIKIFNKISNKLKDIQKNIFHVVQLIDNEKLDQNKNQQTNLFSFDNLLKYSTDIYRVLQEKFSQHENKEIIGQQKDLCNLNNEQAHKEINMHHMKKLTKMKYINNNKRNNNNNNDNNDNNNNDHNNNNNNDDNNIYNATFDGNTKKDITNYNQQTIIYTDEHNNLLLSKGKKKEYGYKKKKLIHHILFQLWMCEVELGNIDDIYTVYINNIKKQNNSNNINNFLINLDTSKFINSISSQLSATILKYINL; encoded by the coding sequence atgtcAAACAATAAAATTGAATTTTATGAACAATCGTTGGAGGAGAATAAAAAGAAGGAACCTTTTTCagatttaaaaatatatatgaacgATGAAAATGTGTGTTATGTTTcaacaaataaattatatgatatacaaaacaaaaatgatatgataactaaaaataaagaaacgtataataatatgaatgttatatataataaaaatgaagagAGAATAAAAGATGAATCAATACATTTCAATGATCATGTTAATAATGGTGTGGACACggattttttttataatgaaTGCAGGAATAgaacatataataatatacataataataataataatatacataataataataatatacataataacaataatgatgagaagaataattctttttataacTGTTTTAACTGTAACAgtgatataaataaagataatgGTGTATCAGTTAGTCCatatagtaataatatatacatgaaaaatgaagattataaagatgatgaagaggaagataaaaatgaatCGACAACAAATTCAATTGATAAAATCTTAAGAAATATTCAAGatgatattttattcaaaaGTAATGATAGCAAAACGTTGGAAcattcttttaaatataatttatttgaagaatataattatcCTCATACACATAGAGAGAAAGAGGAAAACATGTATGAACCTAAAGAAgacataaataaaaaaaaaaaaaaaaatgatacaaatcaatttatatataataatgaatacacacatgatgaaaatatgtATAAGGCATACATCTGGTATGACAAGaaaaaatatctttttttttggaataaaaatataaatgcTGAAGATATGAAAGAGAATCTTCTGACCTTTTGCAAGAAACTTACAAGAGAACATTTTTATCTTGTTCttattgaaaaaatatcatatgaatataataatagctatcttcaaatatatgaagatgataatttaaaaaataaaaatttagaTATAGATAATATTGAACAAGAAAAAGATTCTATATTATCATGTGAAGGTAAccataatattataaccCTCCCATATGATGACAAGAAAATAATGtactataaaaaaataggtgatcatatatataattataattgttttgataaaattaaaaatgaaaaggaatatttaataattaatcataaaataaaagatattaaaaaaaatgaaacaataaaagaaaataacatattaGAAAACAAAACATTGGATGACAAAATATTGGATGACAAAATATTGGATGACAAAATATTGGATGACAAAATATTGGATGACAAAACATTGGATGACAAAACATTGGATGACAAAATATTGGATGACAACAAATTGGAGGAGCCTCTAAAATTTGCAGAAGTACTTAGAGCTATTGAATATACAAAAGAAGGTTGTAATTTATTAAAGCTGACCGTTTTTAATATTCCTCATTtaagatatttttttgtaagTAAAGATCTAAATTATATCAAGTGGTATTCATCCAGAAAACTAGATGATCAATGTAAGATTTattttaatgatataaatagtttagaaataaattataaaaataataaattatttgaacactataaaatagatattttaaaaaaattatccttttgtattgtatataataatgaaaaaaaaaaaattattttaacaTGCAAAAGTTTTTGTGAATATCATTACTGGTTAACAGCTATCAGGGCTTTGATGTTTAAATCTAGGAAGCTAAAAATTAGTcgaaatattttattttctcaTTTGAATGATTCGTTTTTTATATCAGAACAAGATGATATCATCAATAAAAGGAATAGTcataaagatataaatgaatCTGATTTAAATGATAGAAAACATGGAGAACATATAAATTCTATTTTTCATGACaattgtaataataacataGTTATAGTTAATAAGGAACAAAACATATGCAATAATACATCTTCTTGTTGTTATAAAAACAAggataaagaaaataacGTTTATACATCCTATGAACAGAAAATTAGAACAATATATGCATGTGATAAACAAAATTGTGAAGATACTAATATGAAACAATTAAAATCATTTCAtctttataaattaatatcttttccagattataatatttatcaGATTAAAACAAagttttatttattaaaggaaaaattttataaatataaaatattaatagaGCAGGCTTTAGATGactttattataaaaacagAAAGAGgaaatacaaataaatataatgttataaatattacaCAAAATACTGATGAAATAGTAGGAAGAAATATATCAAATGgggaatatataaatgtgcacagaaataataaacatgAACAAGATAATGACTACATAAATGAGAAtgatcatataaatatttatagatataataacagaaaaagtaataaaaataaacgTGAGGagataaataaaaatatatatgaagaagatatttttaatcatgattattataatgaatcaaatatattaaattcttcaaaattaaaagaaaaaaaaaataaaaataaaaataatattcattgCCCAAATGAAGATCatattgttaatatatatgatcatataaatacatCTTACCCTAATGAAGAAGATTCTGATCAtttcaaattatttttaattattaaaatatttaataagataagtaataaattaaaagacatacaaaaaaatattttccATGTTGTTCAACTTATTGATAATGAAAAGTTAgatcaaaataaaaatcaacaaacaaatttattttcatttgataatcttttaaaatatagTACAGATATATATAGAGTATTACAAGAAAAATTTTCACAAcatgaaaataaagaaattataGGACAACAAAAAGATCTATGTAACTTGAATAATGAACAAGCACAcaaagaaataaatatgcatcatatgaaaaagctaacaaaaatgaaatatataaataataataaaagaaacaacaacaataataatgataataatgataataataataatgatcataataataataataataatgatgataataatatttataatgcAACTTTTGATGGTAATACAAAAAAGGATATAACAAATTATAATCAACaaacaattatatatactgatgaacataataatttattattatcaaaagggaagaaaaaagaatatggttataaaaaaaaaaaattaattcaTCATATTCTCTTCCAATTGTGGATGTGCGAAGTAGAACTTGGAAATATTGATGATATTTATACTGtatatatcaataatataaagaaacaaaataatagcaataatataaataattttcttatCAATTTAGATACCTctaaatttataaattcCATATCCTCACAATTATCTGCAACCatattgaaatatattaatttatgA
- a CDS encoding hypothetical protein (conserved Plasmodium protein, unknown function) — protein MYKSERQKDIAHSNRPKRNEPKNSDILENVSNEKCIENNATELLYDKMDNSINKQNSINRQNDINRQNSINSQNDINRQNSINSQNDINSQNNINRQNSINRQNSINSQNSIGSQNSINSQNDINRQNSINSQNSIGSQNSIGSQNSINSQNNKNHKKGVNKNRQKHNKIEQKKKKNTNSLLEDNCVQGTENTHHEKSLNDDCLNMEQNKENVNDHLKEIEKKNSNNEIKADINDEKLQLERDYDIEVDDQNKDVLSFRVCVDEKINEKDMEYEKHEKDIIHDQNENHIVDDNKIVCDNNIICDNNIICDNNIICDNNIICDNNIICDNKIICDNNIICDNNIICNNNIIPNNNITINNYNNNNNNVVENITHVNNIDEIKLKRKRKRKNNFSEDIQEEGEDDFIKDKDCKAVKTLKDSKRILLNCNKYMEYNDMYKIEDNVQNNNMCENLLCKEKGTNDKQIDKNFENVENVENVENVEYRKDNINICNKINLPMVYENIMQSDSNNINKYKGSSFALIIHEISDLLSLITTIDKSKNKNKIKLVNIGQQLNTLMRSHYERIYDCDNSLVSTIKKIKKLYKCYKSMEEKYLKKKKNENINVNVNLIDKKNTPNNNDNNSDNNNDNINDNINDNINDNINDNINNNINDNINDNNNNNNNNEEEREEEDPNDGNNIKNEKLIQDGFIQNEFIPKIDNDINQKDENNSDDNIKDKMDILNCYMNEKLNMDCQDTFLEKGDHTNVVNEMDEKVIDKENIMDNIKKDIIKNIGSMESKSTAVTYKEYDLSLNEEYIEYLKKKKKILNELEKCNSHFFFTYFHKGELIEYLHNQINMHIVEFDKVYQLYISN, from the coding sequence ATGTATAAATCTGAACGACAAAAAGATATCGCACATTCAAATAGGCCCAAAAGAAATGAACCAAAAAATTCTGATATTCTGGAAAACGTTTCTAATGAAAAATGTATTGAAAACAATGCTACTGAATTGTTATATGACAAAATGGATAAtagtataaataaacaaaatagtataaatagacaaaatgatataaatagacaaaatagtataaatagccaaaatgatataaatagacaaaatagtataaatagccaaaatgatataaatagccaaaataatataaatagaCAAAATAGTATAAATAGACAAAATAGTATAAATAGCCAAAATAGTATAGGTAGCCAAAATAGCATAAATAGCcaaaatgatataaatagACAAAATAGTATAAATAGCCAAAATAGTATAGGTAGCCAAAATAGTATAGGTAGCCAAAATAGCATAAATAGccaaaataataaaaatcaCAAAAAGGGtgttaataaaaataggCAAAAACATAACAAGATTgagcaaaaaaaaaaaaaaaatacgAATAGTTTATTGGAAGATAATTGTGTGCAAGGAACAGAGAACACACACCACGAAAAGAGTTTGAATGACGATTGTTTAAATATGGAACAgaataaagaaaatgtaAATGACCATTTGAAGGAAAtcgaaaaaaaaaatagcaataatgaaataaaagCAGATATTAATGATGAAAAGCTACAATTGGAAAGGGATTATGACATAGAAGTTGATGATCAAAATAAAGATGTGTTATCCTTTCGGGTTTGTGTAGATgagaaaataaatgaaaaggatatggaatatgaaaaacatgaaaaagatataatacATGATCAAAATGAAAATCATATAGtagatgataataaaatcgtatgtgataataatattatatgtgataataatattatatgtgataataatattatatgtgataataatattatatgtgataataatatcatatgTGATAATAAGATCATatgtgataataatattatatgtgataataatatcatatgtaataataacattatacctaataataacattacaattaataattacaataataataataataatgttgTAGAAAACATTACACATGTGAATAATATtgatgaaataaaattaaaaagaaaaaggaaaagaaaaaataatttttctgAAGATATACAAGAAGAAGGAGAAGAtgattttataaaagataaagaTTGTAAAGCAGTGAAAACCCTTAAGGATAGTAAAAGAATTCTTCTTAATTGcaataaatatatggaatataatgatatgtataaaataGAAGATAATGTTcagaataataatatgtgtgaaaatttattatgtaaaGAAAAAGGTACTAATGATAAACAAATAGACaaaaattttgaaaatgTTGAAAATGTTGAAAATGTTGAAAATGTTGAATATAGAAAggataatattaatatatgtaacaaaataaatttacCAATGgtttatgaaaatattatgcAGAGTGATAgtaacaatataaataaatataaaggTTCTTCATTTGCATTAATTATACATGAGATATCTGATTTGTTATCATTAATTACAACTATCgataaaagtaaaaataaaaataaaataaagcTAGTTAATATTGGACAACAATTAAATACTCTTATGAGATCACATTATGAACGTATTTATGATTGTGACAATTCTCTTGTTTCCactataaaaaaaataaaaaaattgtataaatgttataaaagtatggaggaaaaatatttaaaaaaaaaaaaaaacgaaaatataaatgtaaatgTAAATTTGATAGATAAAAAGAACACTccaaataataatgataataatagtgataataataatgataatattaatgataatattaatgataatattaatgataatattaatgataatattaataataatattaatgataatattaatgataataataataataataataataatgagGAGGAGCGGGAGGAAGAAGACCCTAATGAtggtaataatattaaaaatgaaaaattaattcAAGATGGTTTTATTCAAAATGAGTTCATACCAAAAATagataatgatataaatcaaaaggatgaaaataattctgatgacaatataaaagataaaatgGATATACTTAATTGTTATAtgaatgaaaaattaaatatgGATTGTCAGGATACTTTTCTTGAAAAAGGAGATCACACAAATGTGGTAAATGAGATGGATGAGAAAGTAATCGACaaggaaaatataatggataatataaagaaagatattattaaaaatattggAAGTATGGAATCTAAATCCACAGCTGTTACTTATAAGGAGTATGATCTATCAttaaatgaagaatatattgagtatttaaaaaaaaagaaaaaaattcttaatgaattagaaaaatgtaattctcattttttttttacatattttcataaaGGAGAACTTATAGAATATCTGCATAACCAAATAAATATGCACATTGTAGAATTTGATAAAGTGTATcagttatatatatcaaattga
- a CDS encoding putative tRNA methyltransferase: NNNNNHNIKDNNNNNNIDNNIDNNIDNNIFNNNDVLPPLGNKNILADIEKICEEANNLKDKEKKINYLIEQCSPLSKKNYFPPILKVNKAYKNKKIDEFNKGNKNFYINQVRKDIFYRYVNRCDENLFMAIDIQIDGDQQRKDDIKNKKYGDNKKYGDNKIYGDNKKYGDNKKYGDNKIYGDNKKYGDNKIYGESNNYYDPIKRDNLIEDEKNLNNFFVIYNDNIIKNIEPVDKKIDAIKNLLNDKYLKEKKLIITIDAYSDNLILYCFLYIILKHINKMHLCTFLNIEIKEIVVKMKEVFDLHFNVYHIINYIYEYIHTILKCYHLKIKKKEKKNIKEEDIQKNMYCKNEMLCYNNNDDDDDNDENDDNDENDDNDENDDNDDNDDSDDNNDDNKIIYNEPSLVEKEKKNKETMKLFTYPRIAHMLSGGVDSLMALHLLEKKKFLVDNYFFNFRNADCSKNDIKYVKDICKNNKRNLFIININEEYFDQVLVPMLFFYADGKVPNPDIMCNKKIKYNFFLKVIKSIYKQKYNYGSKQKLFNYDYISTGHYAMIRTNDKNNPNNMFNNHMFITKNKRNINKCLYNINKDKLKSNYKKNKKYFYKLLVSSDKKKDQTFFLSSFNQKQLSKFIFPLSLYKKTDVKQYMKDNNINNYNCKETKGLCLFGNIDMQSLLQKYFVKTENNMFKLNNNNKKKLLIDITVPSDLKKFKEKFMPQMNLRYINYLINLDDNTILDINSDIHLYAIGQHKNVTNYLHNLYNQKMININGHKKKHIKNVISSFQWIVVYKKIKKDISTNILHNFIYLTKNYDQDLFTHIRTKCKLDNIKWIQGKLPVCIKKQLEKKKKNKIKKIKKKKNNHNINNNNINNIYKTNDTYNVYNNIQQENEEKQKNKKKLNNIPLDEITIFVKIRNSEQIKKAKIKFSSSNNTAYLKVKQKDNGFSPGQIITFYFPFIIKNNKVKYITNLKKYNNPINNTTTNSHTKKNTIYYHCLGSATISNQFLDYNFYQHIKNIHQENYINISI; encoded by the coding sequence aataataataataatcataatataaaagataataataataataataatattgataacaatattgataataatattgataataatatttttaataataatgatgtATTACCCCCTTTAGGTAATAAAAACATCCTAGCTGATATTGAAAAGATATGCGAAGAAgcaaataatttaaaagataaagaaaaaaaaataaattatctTATAGAACAATGTAGTCCATTATCtaagaaaaattatttccCTCCTATTTTAAAAGTGAACAAAGcttataagaataaaaagatagatgaatttaataagggtaataaaaatttttatattaatcAAGTCAgaaaagatatattttatagGTACGTTAATAGGTGCGatgaaaatttatttatggCTATAGATATACAAATTGATGGAGACCAACAAAGAAAggatgatataaaaaataaaaaatatggtgacaataaaaaatatggtgacaataaaatatatggtgacaataaaaaatatggtgacaataaaaaatatggtgacaataaaatatatggtgacaataaaaaatatggtgacaataaaatatatggtgaaagtaataattattatgatcCTATAAAGAGAGATAACCTTATagaagatgaaaaaaatttgaacaacttttttgttatatacAATGATAATATCATAAAGAATATTGAACCAgttgataaaaaaatcgatgctattaaaaatttgttgaatgataaatatttgaaagagaaaaaattaattattacGATTGATGCTTATAGtgataatttaatattatattgttttctttatataattttaaagcatataaataaaatgcATTTATGtacttttttaaatatagaaataaaagaGATAGTTGTAAAAATGAAAGAGGTTTTTGATCTACATTTTAATgtatatcatattattaattatatatatgaatacATACACACCATTTTGAAGTgttatcatttaaaaataaaaaaaaaagaaaaaaaaaatatcaaagaagaagatatccaaaaaaatatgtattgTAAAAATGAAATGTTATGCTATAACAAcaatgatgatgatgatgacAATGATGAAAACGATGACAATGATGAAAACGATGACAATGATGAAAACGATGACAATGATGACAATGATGACAGTGATGATAAcaatgatgataataagATAATTTATAATGAACCATCTCTTGTGgagaaagaaaaaaaaaataaagagaccatgaaattatttacatatCCAAGAATAGCACATATGTTAAGTGGAGGTGTGGATTCATTAATGGCTTTACATCTATtagagaaaaaaaaatttcttgttgataattatttttttaatttcagGAATGCAGACTGTAGTAAgaatgatataaaatatgtaaaggatatatgtaaaaataataaaagaaatttatttattattaatattaatgaagAATATTTTGATCAAGTGCTCGTGCCaatgttatttttttatgcAGATGGAAAAGTTCCAAATCCTGATATTATgtgtaataaaaaaattaaatataatttttttttaaaagtaataaaaagtatttataaacaaaaatataattatggaagcaaacaaaaattatttaattatgattatatatcaACTGGACATTATGCTATGATAAGAACTAATGATAAAAACAATCCAAACAATATGTTTAATAATCATATGtttataacaaaaaataaaagaaatattaataaatgtttatataatataaataaagataaacTAAAAAGTAActataaaaagaataaaaaatatttctataaatTATTAGTTAGTagtgataaaaaaaaagatcAAACATTTTTCTTATCATCTTTTAATCAAAAACAATTATCTAAATTTATATTCCctttatctttatataaaaaaacagATGTCAAACAATATATgaaagataataatataaacaattaTAATTGTAAGGAAACAAAAGGTCTTTGTTTATTTGGTAACATAGATATGCAATCCTTgttacaaaaatattttgtaaaaactgaaaataatatgtttaaattaaataataataataaaaaaaaacttttAATAGATATAACAGTACCCTCTGacttaaaaaaatttaaagaaaaattcATGCCACAAATGAACCTTcgttatataaattatctTATCAATTTAGATGATAACACTATCTTGGATATAAATTCAgatatacatttatatgCTATTGGTCaacataaaaatgtaactaattatcttcataatctatataatcaaaaaatgataaatataaatggacacaaaaaaaaacatataaaaaatgtcATTTCTTCTTTTCAATGGATTGtagtatataaaaaaataaaaaaagatatatccacaaatattcttcataattttatatatcttactaaaaattatgaccaagatttatttacacatataagaacaaaatgtaaattagataatattaaatggATACAGGGGAAATTACCAGTTTGTATAAAAAAGCAacttgaaaaaaaaaaaaaaaataaaataaaaaaaataaaaaaaaaaaaaaataatcataatataaataataacaatataaataatatatacaaaaccaatgatacatataatgtttataataatattcaacaagagaatgaagaaaaacaaaaaaataaaaaaaaactaaaTAATATTCCACTTGATGAAATAACAATTTTTGTTAAAATTAGAAATAGtgaacaaataaaaaaagcaaaaattaaattttcttcttcaaATAATACAGCATATTTAAAAGTGAAACAAAAAGATAATGGATTTTCACCAGGACAAATTATCAccttttattttccttttattataaaaaataataaagtaaaatatattacgaatctaaagaaatataataatcctataaataatacaacCACAAATTCACATACAAAGAAAAATAcaatttattatcattgTCTAGGTTCAGCAACAATAAGTAATCAATTTCTtgattataatttttatcaacatataaaaaatattcatcaagaaaattatataaacatcagcatatga
- a CDS encoding autophagy-related protein 8, protein MPSLKEEVSFENRVAETHKIRSKYPNRIPVVCERANRSNLPIIEKKKFLVPMNMLVGEFKFILHQHINQSAYGNNMKLFRERTIYLFVNNIVPKTGLLMQDLYEMYKDEDGYLYMEYSCESCLG, encoded by the coding sequence atgcCTTCATTGAAAGAAGAAGTATCTTTTGAGAATAGAGTTGCAGAGACTCATAAAATTCGTTCGAAGTATCCTAATCGTATACCTGTAGTATGTGAAAGAGCTAACAGATCTAATTTGCCAATAATTGAGAAAAAGAAGTTTCTAGTACCTATGAATATGTTAGTTGGAgaatttaaatttatattacatcAACATATAAATCAAAGTGCATATGGAAATAACATGAAGTTATTTAGAGAACGtactatatatttatttgtaaataatatagtGCCTAAAACAGGATTATTAATGCAAGATCTATATGAAATGTATAAAGATGAAGATggatatttatatatggAATATAGTTGTGAAAGTTGTCTAggataa
- a CDS encoding putative large subunit rRNA processing RRM protein, protein MTTSQIDADKENQISAVIDFLNNNEEVNILDTKKDEEKLDDEISKKEKKTKKDKFPSKKEKKRKAMNEDEIVERNKRTVFVGNVPIKDVSISKLLKILNIEKSIVETVRFRSLPLEEKYADKKRLGVLRKKFTDVKDNKNALVTLKDEKDVPLLLERNGVRILRDTATSMSTGTAFILFENRSAVKKAIQQFNGYTINDRQIVVEKVQDDKEKKGYSHNEKSSFKKKNKEKGGNKNVKKDFTKKFNKYKSKKKKYMRRRKKKEHKNVVKN, encoded by the exons ATGACAACATCACAAATAGACGCAGATAAAGAAAACCAAATAAGCGCTGTTATagattttttaaataacaATGAAGAAGTAAATATTTTAG ATACCAAAAAAGATGAGGAAAAACTTGATGATGAAATATCGAagaaagagaaaaaaaCGAAAAAAGATAAGTTTCCTTccaaaaaagaaaaaaaaagaaaggCAATGAATGAAG aCGAAATTGTGGAAAGAAATAAGAGGACAGTTTTTGTTGGAAATGTACCAATAAAAGATGTGTCAATTTCTAAATTAttgaaaattttaaatatagaaaaatcAATTGTAGAAACG GTACGTTTTCGATCCTTACCtttagaagaaaaatatgCAGATAAGAAAAGGCTGGGAGTCTTGCGTAAAAAATTTACg GATGTAAAGGATAATAAAAACGCCTTGGTGACTTTGAAGGATGAGAAAGATGTTCCTCTTTTACTGGAAAgaaat GGTGTTAGAATATTGAGAGACACTGCAACGAGTATGTCAACG GGTACAgcatttattttatttgaaaaCCGAAGTGCTGTGAAAAAGGCCATACAACAATTTAATGGATATACAATAAAT GACAGACAAATTGTTGTCGAAAAAGTGCAGGACGACAAAGAGAAGAAGGGGTATAGCCATAATGAAAAAAGTTccttcaaaaaaaaaaataaggaaaaag ggggtaataaaaatgtgaAGAAAGACTTTACAAAAAAGTTTAATAAGTACAAATcgaaaaagaaaaaatacatgagaaggagaaaaaaaaaggaacataaaaatgttgtaaagaattaa
- a CDS encoding putative flagellar outer arm dynein-associated protein: MSEAEEILNRIKNHKGVIGILVVNSEGLIIKSTFDQQQSDLHASLLTQLSKKARDVIRELDPQNDINFLRLRSKKHEIMIAPDKDYTLIVVQDPYADKDKS; the protein is encoded by the exons ATG AGTGAAGCAGAAGAAATATTGAATCGTATTAAAAATCACAAAGGGGTTATAGGAATATTAGTTGTAAACAGTGAAGggttaataataaaaagtaCATTTGATCAGCAACAGTCAGATTTACATGCTTCATTATTAACACAACTATCTAAAAAAGCTAGGGATGTTATTAGAGAATTAGATCCTCAG AATGATATAAACTTTTTACGTTTACGATCAAAAAAGCATGAAATAATGATTGCCCCTGATAAGGATTATACGCTTATAGTTGTCCAAGACCCTTATGCAGATAAGGACAAGAGTTAA